From the genome of Hymenobacter cellulosilyticus, one region includes:
- a CDS encoding FAD-dependent oxidoreductase, with the protein MEKKPVLLAVDDDPQVLGAIDRDLRSEFRRDYRVLRASSGAEALATLHELKARNEPLALILADQRMPEMEGVEFLEQARRIYPDAKRVLLTAYADTEAAIRAINNARLDHYLMKPWDPPQELLFPTLHDLLAAWQAQYKPRFQGLRLIGFQWSPLSHELKDFLAGYMAAYQWLDFETNPEAKILLGSTGFTAQELPVVVFEDGTALSRPERGAVAARMGLASTASQDLYDVVVIGAGPSGLASAVYGASEGLKTLIVERQSPGGQAGTSSRIENYLGFPTGLSGAELAHRAWSQAVRLGAEMLAPRK; encoded by the coding sequence ATGGAAAAGAAACCCGTTCTACTCGCCGTCGACGACGACCCCCAGGTGCTGGGCGCTATTGACCGGGACCTGCGCAGCGAGTTCCGGCGCGACTACCGGGTGCTGCGCGCCTCCTCTGGGGCCGAGGCCTTGGCTACGTTGCACGAGCTCAAGGCCCGCAATGAGCCCCTGGCCCTGATTCTGGCCGACCAGCGCATGCCCGAAATGGAGGGCGTGGAGTTTCTGGAGCAGGCCCGCCGCATCTACCCCGATGCCAAGCGCGTGCTGCTCACGGCCTATGCCGATACCGAAGCGGCCATCCGGGCCATCAACAACGCCCGCCTCGACCATTACCTGATGAAGCCCTGGGACCCGCCCCAGGAACTGCTTTTCCCCACCCTCCACGATTTGCTGGCTGCTTGGCAGGCTCAGTACAAGCCCCGGTTTCAGGGCCTGCGCCTGATTGGGTTTCAATGGTCGCCCCTCTCCCACGAGCTCAAGGACTTTCTGGCGGGCTACATGGCGGCGTATCAGTGGCTTGATTTCGAAACCAACCCCGAGGCGAAGATCTTGCTGGGAAGCACCGGCTTCACGGCTCAGGAGCTGCCCGTCGTGGTTTTTGAGGATGGCACGGCTTTGTCGCGGCCGGAGCGCGGGGCGGTGGCTGCCCGCATGGGCCTGGCCTCCACCGCTTCCCAGGACCTGTACGACGTAGTGGTTATCGGTGCCGGGCCTTCCGGACTGGCCTCGGCCGTGTACGGAGCTTCCGAGGGCCTGAAGACCCTGATTGTGGAGCGCCAGTCGCCGGGCGGACAAGCCGGTACCAGCTCCCGCATCGAAAACTACCTGGGCTTTCCTACCGGCCTGAGCGGGGCCGAATTGGCCCACCGGGCCTGGAGCCAGGCCGTGCGCCTGGGTGCCGAAATGCTGGCCCCCAGGAAGTAG
- a CDS encoding NAD(P)/FAD-dependent oxidoreductase gives MQDGYKVLTLSNGSEIRTRAVVLTMGVSYRTLEVPGIESLTGAGVYYGAARTEARSCDQQDVYIVGGGNSAGQAAMYLATYARRVFILIRGESLAASMSAYLIEQIRQTPNIEILPFTQVREVRGQDHLEEVVIDNNGQREVRPARALFVFIGAKPSTEWICSLALCDAKGFLLTGRDLVADPRYAASWKHNREPYLLETCVPGIFAAGDSRAGAMARVASAVGEGSMAIKFVHQYLDE, from the coding sequence GTGCAGGACGGCTATAAAGTGCTGACTCTAAGCAACGGCAGTGAAATCCGGACCCGGGCCGTGGTCCTGACCATGGGCGTAAGCTACCGGACGCTGGAAGTGCCTGGCATTGAGAGCCTGACCGGCGCGGGCGTGTATTACGGCGCGGCCCGTACCGAGGCCCGCTCCTGCGACCAGCAGGACGTCTACATCGTGGGTGGCGGCAACTCGGCCGGGCAGGCCGCTATGTACTTAGCCACTTACGCCCGCCGGGTATTCATCCTGATTCGGGGCGAGTCGTTGGCCGCGTCCATGTCGGCCTACCTGATTGAGCAGATTCGCCAGACGCCCAACATTGAGATTCTGCCCTTCACCCAGGTGCGCGAAGTCCGTGGGCAGGACCATCTGGAAGAAGTCGTTATCGACAACAACGGCCAGCGGGAAGTGCGTCCGGCCCGGGCCCTGTTCGTGTTTATCGGCGCTAAGCCCAGCACCGAGTGGATTTGCAGCCTGGCCCTGTGCGACGCCAAGGGCTTTCTGCTCACCGGCCGCGACCTGGTAGCCGACCCGCGCTACGCGGCCAGTTGGAAGCACAACCGGGAGCCTTATCTGCTCGAAACCTGCGTGCCCGGTATTTTCGCCGCCGGCGACAGTCGGGCCGGAGCCATGGCCCGGGTAGCCTCGGCGGTGGGCGAAGGGTCCATGGCCATCAAGTTTGTGCACCAGTATCTGGACGAGTAA
- a CDS encoding T9SS type A sorting domain-containing protein: protein MMQPDGRLLVSGLGASFNGQPTPYGLTRLTVDGAVDATYSGLSEGYSPLVVQPNGQLLAVRNNAANVLATSAVVRLNADGSLDTSFSPVATPQSFFNGDDIVTGAVVQPADNKILLYGSFRYVAGQLRMGLARLTNTTLATRNALAIQPLHAYPNPAYEAVTVKLPAAVQARPASLLDLQGRPVRTWTIPARQGEASLSLEALPAGVYLLQVQDAGGVYQQKVMVRH from the coding sequence ATGATGCAGCCCGACGGTCGTTTGCTGGTCAGCGGCCTGGGAGCAAGCTTCAATGGGCAGCCTACGCCCTACGGCCTGACGCGCCTCACGGTCGACGGCGCAGTAGATGCCACCTATTCTGGTCTGAGTGAAGGGTACTCTCCGCTAGTAGTACAGCCCAACGGCCAGTTGCTGGCCGTCCGCAATAACGCCGCCAACGTGCTAGCCACATCGGCCGTCGTGCGCCTCAACGCTGATGGCAGCCTCGATACCAGCTTCAGCCCGGTAGCCACACCTCAGAGCTTCTTCAACGGCGACGACATCGTGACCGGGGCCGTGGTGCAGCCTGCTGACAACAAAATCCTGCTTTACGGCTCGTTCCGCTACGTGGCCGGGCAGCTGCGCATGGGTCTGGCCCGACTCACCAACACGACGCTGGCTACGCGCAACGCGTTGGCAATTCAGCCCTTGCACGCCTACCCCAACCCGGCCTACGAAGCCGTGACCGTGAAGCTGCCCGCCGCGGTGCAGGCTCGCCCAGCTTCCTTGCTCGACCTGCAGGGCCGCCCGGTGCGCACCTGGACCATACCCGCCCGGCAGGGGGAGGCATCCCTAAGCCTGGAGGCATTGCCGGCCGGCGTTTACTTGCTGCAAGTACAGGACGCGGGTGGCGTGTATCAGCAAAAGGTGATGGTTCGGCACTAA
- a CDS encoding TlpA family protein disulfide reductase yields the protein MSALLVLPLAGKAQGTVTLTGKISSKTADTVAVSVRESPLDPKEQITYARVDNRGEFRLALNVNGPTKADLVYGDDVASLFLEPGNAMEIRFKGKDLSSSVSFKGKGAEANTYLAELDERFVENDGFQVLPDNINLYETPFLSFLDYRRKEEKKFFENYAQDNQLSPAFKEYAKAEIEYSYANDRLTFQDLREQVVATEGRLKMSPTYYDFLNDKALVNNPAALQNEQYQEFLINYVHYLAVASNHQRSDPDFYQVCYDMAKNQLSDPVRAVIMGRVLQESFRFGHVKQSAAMLQNYRSIDTKNEYYPVLQHDFETHKAFAIGAPAPDFKLISSTGDSVTLQSLRGKLVYINFWRTTSGLSLRDLPYAAELAKKFDGKPIVFLNVALDENEPAWKQLVIGKKLAGTHVRATGGMRSAIARAYAIQDVPAYFLLAEDGTFLNTKPKRLSSRAAVDEIKESFGKASTYSSTLPSSAGK from the coding sequence GTGAGCGCGCTGCTGGTCTTACCCCTGGCGGGCAAGGCCCAAGGCACTGTAACGCTAACGGGCAAAATCAGCAGTAAAACGGCAGATACGGTAGCCGTATCCGTGCGCGAAAGTCCGCTGGACCCCAAGGAGCAGATTACGTACGCCCGGGTAGACAACCGCGGCGAGTTTCGCCTGGCCCTGAACGTGAACGGCCCTACCAAGGCCGACCTGGTGTACGGCGACGACGTAGCCAGCCTGTTTCTGGAGCCTGGCAACGCCATGGAAATCCGCTTCAAGGGCAAGGACCTCTCATCGTCGGTGAGCTTCAAGGGCAAAGGGGCGGAGGCCAACACCTACCTGGCCGAGCTGGATGAGCGGTTTGTGGAAAACGATGGATTTCAGGTATTGCCCGACAACATCAACCTGTACGAGACGCCCTTTCTTTCCTTTCTGGACTACCGGCGCAAAGAGGAAAAGAAGTTTTTTGAGAACTACGCCCAGGACAACCAGCTGAGCCCGGCCTTCAAGGAATACGCCAAGGCCGAAATAGAGTACAGCTACGCCAACGACCGGCTCACTTTCCAGGACTTGCGCGAGCAGGTGGTAGCCACCGAGGGCCGCCTGAAGATGTCGCCTACCTACTACGACTTCTTGAACGACAAAGCCCTGGTAAACAACCCGGCGGCCCTGCAGAACGAGCAGTACCAGGAGTTCCTGATCAACTACGTGCACTATCTAGCCGTTGCCAGCAACCACCAGCGCTCCGACCCCGACTTTTACCAGGTGTGCTACGATATGGCCAAAAACCAGCTCTCCGACCCCGTCCGGGCCGTTATTATGGGCCGGGTGCTGCAGGAGTCGTTCCGCTTCGGGCACGTAAAGCAGTCGGCGGCGATGCTGCAGAACTACCGCAGCATCGACACCAAGAACGAGTACTACCCCGTGCTGCAGCACGATTTTGAGACCCATAAGGCCTTTGCCATCGGCGCTCCTGCCCCAGACTTCAAGCTGATTTCCTCTACCGGCGACAGTGTGACGCTGCAAAGCCTGCGCGGCAAGCTGGTGTACATCAACTTCTGGCGCACCACCAGCGGCCTGTCGTTGCGGGACCTGCCCTACGCAGCCGAGCTGGCTAAGAAGTTCGACGGCAAGCCGATTGTATTCCTCAATGTGGCGTTGGACGAGAATGAGCCAGCCTGGAAGCAGCTGGTAATCGGCAAAAAGCTGGCGGGCACCCACGTGCGGGCTACCGGCGGCATGCGCTCAGCCATTGCCCGGGCCTATGCCATTCAGGACGTGCCGGCTTACTTCCTGCTGGCCGAGGATGGCACCTTCCTCAATACCAAGCCCAAGCGCCTGAGCAGC
- a CDS encoding delta-60 repeat domain-containing protein: MYQRFTRKVLVAAILGWLGSLIGVRAQALDPTFQPTELRTTPTSTSGQGVNALVVQADGKVLVAGGFDFVNGPLTGKLQRLNPDGSTDPTFNVGGSGANGAIVAVVQQLDGKYILGGSFTTYNGQVRPMVVRLNNDGSLDTSFSFGSSASSRQITSLALQPDGKILVGSAPSFPGFPQRGHRAAAAQRNSRPQLRHRYR, from the coding sequence ATGTATCAACGTTTTACCCGAAAGGTACTAGTTGCGGCTATTCTGGGCTGGCTCGGCAGCCTTATTGGCGTGCGGGCCCAGGCGCTGGACCCTACTTTTCAGCCGACGGAGCTTCGGACTACGCCTACCTCTACCTCTGGCCAGGGCGTCAATGCCCTAGTGGTACAAGCCGACGGCAAGGTGCTGGTAGCCGGCGGCTTCGACTTCGTGAATGGGCCGCTGACGGGCAAGCTCCAGCGCCTTAATCCTGATGGCAGCACCGATCCTACCTTCAACGTAGGCGGCAGCGGCGCTAATGGCGCCATCGTGGCAGTAGTGCAGCAACTGGATGGCAAGTATATACTAGGCGGCAGCTTTACTACCTACAACGGTCAGGTGCGCCCGATGGTAGTGCGCCTCAACAACGATGGTTCTCTGGATACCAGCTTTAGCTTTGGCTCGTCGGCTTCGAGTCGGCAGATTACCAGCCTGGCCCTACAACCGGATGGGAAGATATTGGTAGGCAGTGCTCCCAGCTTTCCTGGCTTTCCCCAACGGGGGCATCGTGCGGCTGCTGCCCAGCGGAACTCTCGACCCCAGCTTCGACATCGGTACCGGTAA
- a CDS encoding sensor histidine kinase encodes MSALMCADREDEIASWLEDQGVPDGYRLAAGLMEAGLTLKELQPVAAGLPAGALPAAFAWLEGQLTMLRLIHDVQESGARISTLVQNVKTYSHMDRGGDYALLDVKTGLESTLNMLGYQLRAKNIRLVRDYAEQLPAIRGQVSSLNQVWTNLLDNAIDVLPSGGEITVRTRVDSQFLRVFIIDNGPGIKPEVLPHIFEPFYTTKQAGEGTGLGLDIAQRIIRNHGGGWRSSPGPATPSSAPGCRSVKL; translated from the coding sequence ATGTCGGCCCTGATGTGCGCCGATCGGGAAGACGAAATTGCCAGCTGGCTCGAAGACCAGGGCGTGCCCGATGGCTACCGCCTGGCCGCTGGCCTGATGGAAGCCGGCCTGACGCTTAAGGAGCTGCAGCCAGTAGCCGCGGGGCTGCCGGCCGGAGCCTTGCCGGCCGCCTTTGCCTGGCTTGAAGGCCAGCTCACCATGCTGCGCCTGATTCACGACGTGCAGGAAAGCGGGGCCCGCATCAGTACGCTGGTGCAAAACGTGAAAACCTATTCCCACATGGACCGCGGCGGCGACTACGCCCTGCTAGACGTGAAAACCGGGCTGGAAAGTACGCTGAACATGCTGGGCTATCAGCTGCGGGCCAAGAACATCCGCCTCGTGCGCGACTACGCCGAGCAGCTGCCCGCCATCCGCGGCCAGGTCAGCAGCCTGAACCAGGTGTGGACCAACTTGCTGGACAACGCCATCGACGTGCTGCCCAGCGGGGGCGAAATCACCGTGCGGACCCGGGTTGACAGCCAGTTTCTGCGCGTTTTTATCATCGACAACGGCCCCGGCATCAAGCCTGAAGTGCTGCCGCATATCTTTGAGCCGTTTTACACTACCAAGCAGGCCGGCGAAGGCACCGGTTTGGGACTCGATATTGCCCAGCGCATCATCCGCAACCACGGCGGGGGCTGGAGGTCCAGTCCCGGCCCGGCCACACCGAGTTCTGCGCCTGGCTGCCGGTCGGTGAAGTTGTGA
- a CDS encoding Crp/Fnr family transcriptional regulator translates to MPAALTATDLLAIPTFVDLPAETLDWLIAHGERRAYAPDEPVIQPGDEVQYMLAILAGGLQYYAVRNGQREPIFRIEAGQVSGVLPYSRLRTAQGYGIAMGETVVYALHRDLFPQLEQASPELVQRLVSLMSDRARDEARGQERDEKLRALGKLSAGLAHELNNPAAAIARGAQALRERATAKPALLLDLVRHCPEPEALAALMALSVPGESPVGLCRP, encoded by the coding sequence ATGCCCGCTGCCCTCACCGCTACCGACTTACTGGCTATTCCCACCTTCGTGGACCTACCCGCCGAAACCCTGGACTGGCTGATTGCCCACGGCGAGCGGCGGGCCTATGCTCCCGATGAGCCCGTGATTCAGCCCGGCGATGAGGTGCAGTACATGCTGGCTATTCTGGCCGGCGGCCTGCAATACTACGCCGTGCGCAACGGGCAGCGGGAGCCGATTTTCCGTATCGAGGCGGGCCAGGTGAGCGGCGTGCTGCCCTATTCCCGCCTGCGTACTGCCCAGGGGTATGGTATAGCCATGGGCGAAACAGTGGTGTATGCCCTGCATCGTGACTTGTTTCCGCAGCTGGAGCAGGCCAGCCCCGAGCTGGTGCAGCGCCTGGTAAGCCTGATGAGCGACCGGGCCCGCGACGAGGCCCGCGGGCAGGAGCGCGACGAGAAGCTGCGGGCCCTAGGTAAGCTTTCGGCCGGGCTGGCCCACGAGCTCAATAACCCCGCGGCCGCCATTGCCCGCGGTGCCCAGGCTCTGCGGGAGCGGGCCACTGCCAAGCCGGCCCTGCTGCTCGACCTGGTGCGGCACTGCCCCGAGCCGGAGGCCCTGGCGGCCCTGATGGCCCTGTCGGTGCCCGGGGAGTCGCCGGTGGGGTTATGTCGGCCCTGA
- a CDS encoding delta-60 repeat domain-containing protein: protein MLPAFLAFPNGGIVRLLPSGTLDPSFDIGTGNTSGGAVFAVLVQTDGKILLGGSFTSFNGRSANSVVRLTSTGALDPSFALNVISAGLVQVLAQQPDGKLLIGGGFVQTTGQPNPNLVRLLPDGNVDNTFQTGSGPSDFVRTLLVDNAGRILVGGHFTRVNGVARNRFARLMPDGSLDATLGAGAGANSLVLALGQTATGQVLAAGSFTQYDGVAAAEIVRLDASTGTRDAGFAPRIEPRGFINQVVPTINSQLLVSGSFTEFNGQAAPGTQNALRRLNADGSLDPTFAPTVTGSVRNMQPDGSFYVVSINPTYAVRRLLPTGLVDNTFTMQAFGPSSGATNVILVGATGLPNGKLLVFGRFTTYGSLTGLNGLVRLNADGSPDNTFGPTGGTAARRVTQVLVQPSGKLIVVSDELSAALATVVIRLNADGTPTILSPLVRPPGPGPCTGL, encoded by the coding sequence GTGCTCCCAGCTTTCCTGGCTTTCCCCAACGGGGGCATCGTGCGGCTGCTGCCCAGCGGAACTCTCGACCCCAGCTTCGACATCGGTACCGGTAACACCAGCGGGGGCGCAGTCTTTGCCGTTCTGGTGCAGACCGATGGCAAAATATTGCTGGGTGGAAGCTTTACCAGCTTCAACGGCCGGAGTGCGAATAGTGTAGTGCGCCTCACCAGCACCGGAGCCCTCGACCCCAGCTTTGCCCTCAACGTCATTAGCGCGGGGTTGGTGCAGGTCCTAGCCCAGCAGCCCGACGGCAAGCTGCTAATCGGCGGCGGCTTTGTGCAAACCACCGGACAGCCAAACCCGAACCTTGTCCGCCTGCTGCCCGATGGAAATGTGGACAACACCTTTCAGACTGGCTCAGGCCCCAGTGATTTTGTACGCACGCTGCTAGTAGACAATGCAGGCCGAATTCTGGTGGGAGGCCACTTCACCAGAGTTAATGGGGTGGCGCGTAACCGCTTCGCCCGGCTTATGCCCGATGGCAGTTTGGACGCTACCCTGGGAGCCGGAGCCGGGGCTAACAGCCTGGTTTTGGCGCTGGGACAAACTGCGACCGGCCAGGTCTTGGCAGCCGGCAGCTTCACCCAGTATGACGGCGTTGCCGCTGCAGAAATTGTGCGGCTGGATGCCAGCACCGGCACCCGCGACGCCGGCTTCGCCCCCCGCATCGAACCCCGCGGCTTTATCAACCAGGTCGTGCCAACCATCAATAGTCAGTTGCTGGTATCGGGCAGCTTTACGGAGTTTAATGGGCAGGCCGCCCCGGGTACGCAGAATGCTCTGCGGCGGCTCAATGCCGATGGCAGCCTGGATCCTACCTTCGCCCCGACCGTGACGGGCTCCGTGCGCAACATGCAGCCCGACGGCAGCTTCTACGTGGTGAGCATCAACCCTACTTATGCCGTGCGGCGGCTTCTGCCCACCGGCCTCGTTGATAACACCTTTACCATGCAGGCCTTTGGCCCCAGCTCCGGTGCTACCAACGTAATCCTGGTGGGCGCTACGGGTCTGCCCAATGGTAAGCTACTGGTATTCGGGCGCTTTACCACCTACGGCAGCCTAACGGGCCTCAACGGCTTGGTACGGCTCAATGCCGATGGCAGCCCCGACAACACCTTTGGGCCTACTGGTGGTACAGCGGCCCGCCGCGTAACGCAGGTACTGGTGCAGCCCAGCGGCAAGCTCATCGTAGTGTCGGATGAGCTTTCGGCAGCTTTGGCAACTGTCGTCATCCGCCTCAACGCCGATGGCACCCCGACAATACTTTCTCCGTTGGTACGGCCGCCGGGGCCGGGGCCGTGTACCGGATTATGA